A stretch of Rhododendron vialii isolate Sample 1 chromosome 4a, ASM3025357v1 DNA encodes these proteins:
- the LOC131323060 gene encoding uncharacterized protein LOC131323060, with amino-acid sequence MEALCVTLPESASPATAEHLIVIDDCPSSPPVPENTGTETQSISSAADEGKGGDAAVAGDRRKVLLEELCRNVVKLPFESIADGGICEVSASPAMAEHFISIDGPASPLLPENTSTKIQSISSAANEDRGGDMVADAGDRRKVPPEGLFPNVVKLSCASTAEGGICEVYLIGTAHVSEESCREVQAVIRFLQPQVVFLELCRSREALLFPQNLKVPTRRDMVDMWKAQHNIFEILYSWFLAKVASKLEVFPGSEFRVAYEEACNYGGMVKFGDRPVQITLRRTWEKMPLWHKAKLLYFLVFHTFFLPSSEVLNKKLKEMDDIDMMTLENQEMSKQFPTLMETLVHERDQYMSATLLRVAGKYNSVVAVVGKGHLQGIKKYWKQPVELKHLLHVDMCSRKPVISAVKLLATVGVAVAGIYISTKKYSSE; translated from the exons ATGGAAGCCCTCTGCGTAACTCTGCCGGAATCCGCCTCTCCCGCCACGGCAGAGCACCTTATCGTCATCGACGACTGCCCTTCCTCTCCTCCGGTGCCCGAAAACACTGGCACCGAAACTCAGAGCATTTCCTCTGCTGCCGATGAAGGCAAAGGCGGAGACGCGGCGGTTGCCGGAGATCGGAGGAAGGTGCTGCTGGAGGAGCTTTGTCGAAACGTGGTGAAGCTTCCGTTCGAGTCGATCGCGGATGGTGGAATTTGCGAGGTATCCGCCTCTCCCGCCATGGCAGAGCACTTTATCAGCATCGACGGCCCTGCCTCTCCTCTGCTACCCGAAAACACTAGCACCAAAATTCAGAGCATTTCTTCTGCTGCGAATGAAGACAGAGGCGGCGACATGGTGGCGGATGCCGGAGATCGGAGGAAGGTGCCGCCGGAGGGGCTTTTTCCAAACGTGGTGAAGCTTTCGTGCGCGTCGACTGCGGAAGGGGGGATTTGCGAGGTTTATTTGATTGGAACGGCTCATGTTTCTGAG GAATCATGCCGAGAAGTTCAAGCTGTAATCAGGTTTTTACAACCACAG GTTGTTTTCCTGGAACTATGCCGCAGTCGTGAGGCTCTACTTTTTCCTCAGAATTTAAAG GTACCAACCAGGAGAGATATGGTCGATATGTGGAAGGCACAGCACAATATATTTGAAATCCTGTACAGCTGGTTTCTGGCCAAG GTTGCCAGCAAGCTTGAGGTTTTCCCTGGTTCTGAGTTTCGGGTGGCATATGAAGAAGCATGCAACTATGGTGGCATGGTGAAATTTGGTGATCGCCCGGTACAA ATAACTCTACGAAGGACATGGGAAAAAATGCCACTTTGGCATAAGGCAaaattgctttattttttggttttccacACATTCTTTTTACCAAGCTCTGAAGTTCTCAATAAAAAG CTGAAGGAAATGGATGATATTGATATGATGACTCTTGAGAATCAAGAAATGAGCAAGCAATTCCCCACCCTGATGGAAACTCTTGTACATGAGCGAGATCA GTACATGTCAGCCACTTTATTAAGAGTTGCTGGTAAGTACAATTCAGTTGTTGCAGTCGTCGGAAAGGGGCACCTGCAGGGGATTAAGAAATACTGGAAGCAACCTGTCGAG TTGAAGCACCTTCTGCATGTAGATATGTGTTCACGGAAGCCTGTAATTTCAGCTGTGAAGCTCCTCGCAACTGTTGGAGTTGCAGTTGCTGGCATTTATATATCAACCAAGAAATACTCCTCGGAATGA
- the LOC131323065 gene encoding uncharacterized protein LOC131323065 isoform X2 — MDALSVTPPESASPATAEHLVISIRGPASPLVPGDTGTDIRSINSSAGNEDRGGDAAAEDAGGRRKVLPEELCRNVVKLSCKSNAEGGICEVYVIGTAHVSKESCQEVQAVIRFLQPQVVFLELCRSREALLFPQNLKVASKLEVFPGSEFRVAYEEACNYGGLVKFGDRPVQITLRRTWEKMPLWHRTKLFYSLVYHAFFLPSSEDLNKKLKEMNDIDMMTLENQEMSKQFPTLMETLVHERDQYMSATLLEVAGEYRSVVAVVGKGHLQGIKKYWKQPVELKRLLHVDMCSRTPIFSAVKLLATVGVGVGVAVAVAGICISTKK, encoded by the exons ATGGACGCCCTCTCTGTAACTCCGCCGGAATCCGCCTCTCCCGCCACGGCGGAGCACCTTGTGATCAGCATCCGTGGCCCAGCCTCTCCTCTGGTGCCCGGGGATACTGGCACCGACATTCGGAGCATTAATTCTTCTGCTGGGAATGAAGACAGAGGCGGCGATGCGGCGGCGGAGGATGCCGGAGGTCGGAGGAAGGTGCTGCCGGAGGAGCTTTGCCGGAACGTGGTGAAGCTGTCGTGTAAGTCGAATGCGGAAGGGGGAATTTGCGAGGTTTATGTGATTGGAACAGCTCATGTGTCTAAG GAATCATGCCAAGAAGTTCAAGCTGTAATCAGGTTTTTACAACCACAG GTTGTTTTCTTGGAACTATGCCGCAGTCGTGAGGCTCTACTTTTTCCTCAGAATTTAAAG GTTGCCAGCAAGCTTGAGGTTTTCCCTGGTTCTGAGTTTCGGGTGGCATATGAAGAAGCATGCAACTATGGTGGCCTGGTGAAATTTGGTGATCGCCCGGTACAA ATAACTCTGCGAAGGACATGGGAAAAAATGCCACTTTGGCATaggacaaaattattttattccTTGGTTTACCATGCATTCTTTTTACCAAGCTCCGAAGATCTCAATAAAAAG CTGAAGGAAATGAATGATATTGATATGATGACTCTTGAGAATCAAGAAATGAGCAAGCAATTCCCCACTCTGATGGAAACTCTTGTACATGAGCGAGATCA GTACATGTCAGCCACTTTATTAGAAGTTGCTGGTGAGTACCGTTCAGTTGTTGCAGTCGTCGGAAAGGGGCACCTGCAGGGGATTAAGAAGTACTGGAAGCAACCAGTTGAG TTGAAGCGCCTTCTGCATGTAGATATGTGTTCACGGACACCTATTTTTTCAGCTGTGAAGCTCCTCGCAACTGttggagttggagttggagttgCAGTTGCAGTTGCTGGGATTTGTATATCGACCAAGAAATAG
- the LOC131323065 gene encoding uncharacterized protein LOC131323065 isoform X1: MDALSVTPPESASPATAEHLVISIRGPASPLVPGDTGTDIRSINSSAGNEDRGGDAAAEDAGGRRKVLPEELCRNVVKLSCKSNAEGGICEVYVIGTAHVSKESCQEVQAVIRFLQPQVVFLELCRSREALLFPQNLKVTTWRDVVVMWTSQHNIFEILYSWFLAKVASKLEVFPGSEFRVAYEEACNYGGLVKFGDRPVQITLRRTWEKMPLWHRTKLFYSLVYHAFFLPSSEDLNKKLKEMNDIDMMTLENQEMSKQFPTLMETLVHERDQYMSATLLEVAGEYRSVVAVVGKGHLQGIKKYWKQPVELKRLLHVDMCSRTPIFSAVKLLATVGVGVGVAVAVAGICISTKK; encoded by the exons ATGGACGCCCTCTCTGTAACTCCGCCGGAATCCGCCTCTCCCGCCACGGCGGAGCACCTTGTGATCAGCATCCGTGGCCCAGCCTCTCCTCTGGTGCCCGGGGATACTGGCACCGACATTCGGAGCATTAATTCTTCTGCTGGGAATGAAGACAGAGGCGGCGATGCGGCGGCGGAGGATGCCGGAGGTCGGAGGAAGGTGCTGCCGGAGGAGCTTTGCCGGAACGTGGTGAAGCTGTCGTGTAAGTCGAATGCGGAAGGGGGAATTTGCGAGGTTTATGTGATTGGAACAGCTCATGTGTCTAAG GAATCATGCCAAGAAGTTCAAGCTGTAATCAGGTTTTTACAACCACAG GTTGTTTTCTTGGAACTATGCCGCAGTCGTGAGGCTCTACTTTTTCCTCAGAATTTAAAG GTAACAACCTGGAGAGATGTGGTGGTTATGTGGACGTCACAGCACAATATATTTGAAATCCTGTACAGCTGGTTTCTGGCCAAG GTTGCCAGCAAGCTTGAGGTTTTCCCTGGTTCTGAGTTTCGGGTGGCATATGAAGAAGCATGCAACTATGGTGGCCTGGTGAAATTTGGTGATCGCCCGGTACAA ATAACTCTGCGAAGGACATGGGAAAAAATGCCACTTTGGCATaggacaaaattattttattccTTGGTTTACCATGCATTCTTTTTACCAAGCTCCGAAGATCTCAATAAAAAG CTGAAGGAAATGAATGATATTGATATGATGACTCTTGAGAATCAAGAAATGAGCAAGCAATTCCCCACTCTGATGGAAACTCTTGTACATGAGCGAGATCA GTACATGTCAGCCACTTTATTAGAAGTTGCTGGTGAGTACCGTTCAGTTGTTGCAGTCGTCGGAAAGGGGCACCTGCAGGGGATTAAGAAGTACTGGAAGCAACCAGTTGAG TTGAAGCGCCTTCTGCATGTAGATATGTGTTCACGGACACCTATTTTTTCAGCTGTGAAGCTCCTCGCAACTGttggagttggagttggagttgCAGTTGCAGTTGCTGGGATTTGTATATCGACCAAGAAATAG